A stretch of Argiope bruennichi chromosome 10, qqArgBrue1.1, whole genome shotgun sequence DNA encodes these proteins:
- the LOC129988956 gene encoding uncharacterized protein LOC129988956, with the protein MNSVVSFLCIAVALCAASVAAGPVLPYRLPLAGVRSYYYGGVPAPVVAPYGAVAPVAAAPAVVPDYYTYSAAAALSYPGYPYAGYYGVPYGAYAYPYYKK; encoded by the exons ATGAACTCAGTA GTCAGCTTCTTATGCATTGCTGTCGCTCTCTGTGCAGCATCTGTTGCAGCAGGCCCAGTTCTCCCCTATCGACTACCTTTGGCTGGTGTCAGAAGTTATTACTATGGTGGAGTTCCAGCTCCCGTCGTCGCTCCCTATGGAGCAGTTGCTCCAGTTGCCGCTGCTCCTGCAGTTGTCCCTGACTACTACACCTATTCTGCAGCTGCTGCCCTCAGTTATCCTGGATATCCTTATGCAGGATATTATGGAGTCCCCTATGGAGCTTATGCTTACCCTTACTACAAGAAATGA